From the Pelosinus sp. IPA-1 genome, the window AGTGCGATGACAAACTTTGGTGTTCGTCCTTTCTTAGAGGCATTTTTGAAGTTAGCACCTGCCCCTGTTCCGCGTACATCCAGCGTAGGGGAAGTCAATCCTGCAAGTGAGGATTTTTCCGCCTTTGTCTTCAAAATACAGGCAAATATGAATCCCGCTCATCGGGATCGACTTGCCTTTATTCGGATATGCTCGGGTAAATTTACGAGAGGTATGTCTGTATATCATGCTCAGTCCGGCAAGAATATTAAATTATCTCAGCCCCAACAATTCTTAGCACAAGAGCGAACTATTATTGACGAGGCATATCCTGGTGATATCATTGGGCTTTTTGATCCAGGAATTTTTGGCATTGGTGATACCTTATGCCCAGAAAACACCAAGTTCACATTTCAGGATTTTCCTGTATTTCCTCCTGAACAGTTTGCGAAGGTACAGCCTAAAGATACTATGAAACGTAAACAATTCGTTAAAGGCATGACGCAATTGACTCAGGAAGGTGCTGTTCAGGTTTTTCGCCAGAGTGATTTTGCCTCCGAGGCTTTCATCATTGGCGTAGTTGGTTCGCTGCAATTTGAAGTACTAGAATATCGATTGAAAAATGAATATGGTGTAGAGCTAATCATGGATCGCTTATCCTTTAGCGTAGCTCGTTGGTTAGTTGGTGATGAAGCTGCCATTAAATCAATGAAGAGCATTGACAGTGGTATGATGATTCGTGATATAAAGGATCGGCCTGTGCTGCTCTTAAGTAATGAATGGGCCATTCGCTGGGTAAGTGAACGGAATCCTGGTGTAGAGTTCTTAGAAATTCCTCAAGATTCTGCAAGCTTTTAAAAAAAATGCCTCAAAGTCGGTAATATACCGGTTTTGAGGCGTTTTTGTCTTGCGCAATCAGAAAGTATAACACTTTCTTGATTCCAAATAAGAACGACTAAGGCTTCTGCCTGCGTCCAAGGACTTGGCACAAGCCAAGTCTTTTCTTATAGCAATCTTCCATTTGTGGTTTCCATTGACAATGGTTGATGTATGATATACGCTGAAAGAATAAGTGAAAATGGCATAATGTTAATAGGATGGTGATACCTATTGTCTAAGCATACAGAAACAGAATTGAAACTTCGGTGTACAGATGAGAGTGTATGGGAAAGAATTATGACAGCAGAAGCACTCACGAGCCTTGCAGTTCCAGGAACGGCGAAGACTGAGCAATTGGAAGCCCGTTATTTTGACACAGCGAATCATTCTTTGCAAAACGCGAAACTAGCTTATCGTGTTCGACGTGAGGGTGAGGTTTGGGTGGCTACGGTAAAAAGTAGTGGGTCATCTAAAGGGGGGCTGCATGCCCGCCAGGAATGGAATATTGCTGTAGACAGTGAAGAACCGGATATAACAGTATTTTTTAATACGGAGGTTGGTTCTCGGTTACAAGAAGTAATAGGCGACCAAATACTAGAGCCTATTTTAATCACTCGTTTTGAAAGGCAAATCTTAGAGGTTAATATGCATGATGGTGCTACAATTGAAGTGGCTGCCGATAAAGGTGAAATTATAGCAGGAGAGAAGACAGCACCAATTTTAGAAGTAGAATTGGAGCTTAAGAGTGGACAACCTAGGGATTTGTTTTTGTTAGGGGCTGCCTTAGCCAGAGAATATCCGTTACTGCCAGAGCCTGATAGTAAGTACTATCGTGGACTTTTATTAGCAGGGTTGTCTACCGAGATACCAAGGAGAAATGAGTTACCAAAGGTAGACAAAAGTAGACCGGTAGGTGAGATATTAAGAGTTGTATTGGTGGATCTGATAGCTCAAGTATTATTAGCCCAAAGGTCTTTTTTAGAAAACAAAGAGCAACCTGGGCTGGTTCATGAGCTACGTATCTGCCTGCGTCGCTTGCGGTCTGTATTAGAATTCTCTGAACCGTTAGCTGTGATCAAGGAGTATTCCCGCTACCAAGACGAATTGCGAAAGTTTGGGAGGAAAGTAGAGGCTTTAAGAGAACTTGATGTAGCCTACTGTAGTTGGCAGCAGTTCCTTGGTTATCAAATGGTATCTATGGAGGGCAAGGTATGGTTAGGGGAAGTTTTAACAGAAAAGCGCAGCCAGGAAGCCGAAAAGATCTATGCAGAGTATAATTCTGGCTTAACAACGTCTACTTTGTTAGGGTTGTGGGCGGAACTTCTTGATGAAGATTGTCAGCAAATTATTCCCCATGACTGTACAGTTGATGATTATGTGATTACTGGTTTATTAAGCTGGCTCAGAATAGTGGGAAAACAGGAGAAATCAGTGGAATGGACGGATGCTGAAAATGTCCACAAAATTAGGCTTTGGGTTAAGAAGATAAGATATACAATGGAAGTATTGCAGCCTGATTTGAAAGGAACCCCTCGTTTATTATTAAAATTAGAAAAACTCCAAGACACTTTAGGAATCATTAGTGATGCGAAAAGTACAGAAGGATTACTTAGGGAACTATTACGAGGGAAATCAAGTAAAGGTTTACCATTAGAGGCAGGCATGCTGATTGGTTGGCAATGCCACGAAACCTTAACGCTAAGGAAAAAACTAGATAAATATTGGCTGAAATTTAATCGTACTGTACAAAAGTGGAAATAGCAGAGAAAAATAGCCATTTGAAAGGGTTGTTAAAGGGGAGAGAATTTTTTATAAAATTCCTCCCTTTTAATTTTTTACGGAATCAGAAAGTATAACACTTTCTTGATTCCAAGTAAGAACGACTAAGGCTTCTGCCTGCGTCCGAGGACTTGGCACAAGCCAAGTCTTTTCTTATCTGCATAGTTAATGAATAATAAAATCTTCTAATACCACCTTTAAGCTTGGGTATAGCATACATACGTATTAGCTGATTTAATGTGGAATGTAGTAAGAAATTTACCAAGATAATAATTTGCAATAGTGAGATGAGTCAGTATAAAATAGCTATATATAACATTTTTTTCCAAGGAGATGAGCGTGTGACCAAATTACGTGCGGAGTTGTTTGGAAAGCCAGCAATATATTGGAATGATCAAAAGATGGTGTTTCCATTTGCTAAGATGGAAGCCTTGTTGTACTATCTTTTGGTTATAGGTGAGGCTACACGTGATAGTCTAGCAGCCCTCTTCTGGGGAGATATGAGAGATAGTGCCGCTAAGAGGAATTTACGCAATACAGTTTATTTACTAAAAAAAATGTTTTCGGTGGATTTATTGATTACTTCATCACGAGCGAAGATTGTATTAAATCCAGAAGTTGTTGTAACGACGGAATTGGAGTTATTAACAGTAAACAATATTGCTAAATTTTTAGAAAAAGATACAGGTGAGTTTCTAGAAGGATTTTATTGCAAAGATGCAATCCATTTTGATGAGTGGGTTACTGAAATTCGTGAACGATTTCGAAAGGATAGCATAAGCTGTTTGACAAAATTGATCGTAAAGAAAATGAATTCTAAAGATTATACGTCTATGAAACGATACCTAAAGTACTTGATTAGACTGGATGCATATAATGAAGGAGCTTATCGGCTACTAATGAAGATCTATGAAAAAGAAGATTCTCATAAAGTAGTGGAAATCTATCAACAGTTGGAACGGAAAATGGCACAGGATTTAGGTTTGTTACCCAGTGCTCGGACACAGGAAATTTATAAACGGATTAAGGATAGGAAGAGTAGGGTCACTCAGGAAGAGGTATTTAAAAGCCAAAAGTTTTATGGTCGCGAAAAAGAATTGGGGCAATTGCGTCTATTGCTGGATAGATCGTTCCAAAAGGAGCAGAACAAACGAATGCTACTGTTACAGGGCGATCAGGGCGTTGGTAAATCTGCAATTGTTGAACAACTGCTTTCACCGATTTCAACAGTAAATTGTAATGTTTTTCGTACCCAATGCTATCAAGCTGAATTTGAGTATACTTATAAAGCATGGAATAATATTTTTTTACAAGTTATAGCGGTTTTAATGCAAGCCGAGATTGAGTTACCACCCCTTTGGAAGCAAGTTATTGCGTATGCTTTTCCGACAGCAAAAATAGGTGAAAAGCTTTTACAGACAAAAATAACAGTGGACACCTATAAATTCAGTACAACAATGATTGAAGAGATCATGTGCGAAGTATTGGTCAAGGCTTCTAGTTTGAAAAAAACGATTATTTTGATTGAAGACATTCATTGGATGGATAAGCAAGGGTGGTTGTTGCTATGGCAGTTATTACGCCTACATACCAATATTGTTTGTATTGCGACTTGCCATAGGGAATATTTACCGCAAATTGATAAATCAATAGAAGAGTTTGAACGTAACGGTATGCTGGAAAAGATGAACATTGGACGTTTCAGTGCACAAGACGTGATGAGCTTATCAAAAATACGCTTACCCAGCATTGGTAAGGAGATGCAAGCCAGGTTATACGAATATACAGGTGGCAATGCATTATTTCTAATTGAATGTCTGAATTTGATTGCAGCCGGCAAAGATATCAGTCACTGTTCAATCAAGTTAAATAGCGTATTAAAGGAAAGAACGGCTAATGTTTCTGAAAATGGCAGAAAAGTTCTTGAAATAGCTTCCGTATTTTTTGATAATGCCAATTATGAAGTGCTGCTTGCCGTTTCAGCAATAAATGAATTTGACCTAGTTGAAGCAATTGAAGAGTTACAACAAAAGCAACTGCTAATGGAAGAGTTTGATTCAGACAAGGGTGATTCTAGTTATAAATTTTATAACTTAAAAATTCGTGATTATGTGTATCGTGAGATGTCGACAATAAGGCAACGAATTTTGCATAAGCGATCGGCACTTTATTTAGAACAGCAATTGCAATGTGGTATGCAAAGCAAAGATGTTTATGAACATATTTTATATCATTACACAAACGCGGATGAAAAGCTGAAAATCTTAGATTATACGATTAAAATGGTCGAAAGATATTATTGCCCCCAATATGAGATGTTTCCGGAGTTAAATCATTACTATCCAACGGGGATTGATTTTCAGGAAAGTAGGAGTCAGATTACTACGTATTTCAGTAAGATAAGGGAATTATTAGATGTATTATTGTCTAAAACAATAGCAGATGAGCGATTGGACACTTACCGAGTTGCTTATTGGGAGATGGCTGGGCGATATCATATCTGGAGAGGGGAACACTTAGCGGGGTTGAAATTAATGCATCAGATGCTACGGTTGGCTTCAAAGAAAAACCTCAGAGAGTATCAAATCAAGGGGTGTCAGCAAATTATTTATTGTGGTATTCAGACGCGGAAAGCATATCTAATAGAAAATTTTGCCATCAAGTTATTGCATTTGACCGAACAGGATGAACTTTCAGAGAAAAAGGCGACTGCATTACGATTTTTAGGGGTGGCCTCTGCGCTCAAAGGCCAATATCAGCAGGCTGAGAAGTATTACCGAGAATCGCTGACTTTGTTAAAAAAATTGGCTGTTCACAATAGTTTCTATGTTTTTACCATAGCAGCAGCCAATAATTATATTGGTGATTTGCGGCGAGAAAGTTTTGATTATAAAGCAGCATTGTACCACTATGAGCAGGCAGCTAGAATCGCCGGACGCAAAAATGTTAGCGAAGGCGTAGCTTTGTTTTATATTAATGCTGGTTGTACAGCCTTTCAGCTAAATGACTATGGAAAAGCTAGTGCATACCTTATGGATGCTCTTGCTGTTGCAGATGGATTTGGCGATGAAAAGGGTTATTGGTGCTTGCGAGGTTATAGCACACTTTACTGTGTATTGGCATTGATTGCAGTGAGGCTGCACCGTCCTCACGAAGCAAAACAGTACCTAGAGCAGGCAAAAGATTTTCTGGAGAAATATAATGATCAATACCAAAGTGGAGTAATTTTTCGCACGCAAGCAGAAATAAGGCTGTTAATGGAGCAGGAAAAAGGGATAGCGGAAGTATTTAAAGATTCGTTGACTTTGCCTGTGGCGGAATATTATATGAAGGCCCGAAAAGCTTTCGAAAGAACTGGCAGGATGGCTGAGATTACTTCTCTAGAGGAAATAATAGCCCAATATACAGTACAGAGTGATTATAAGCAGCAAGCTGCTGAATTTATATAAGAAAAATATATGAGTAATAAAAATGTCATCGGCAAGGTCATGGCATAGGGGATGGGAATGTTACAAAATGAAGGGCAATTTTGTAACAGCTCCAGCCCCTATTTTTCATGCAAATTTCTCGTCATAGTCAGGCTATTGATATTCTGGGACTCTAAGCTGAGGAGGTTAATAACTTTAATTTTTAACTTTAGATTGTTTGAACACCATTGAAAGCGATTTGACGATATTTTGACAGTACTGATTATAAAATTCATTTAAATACAAAGTTGTTTATGTAGGAGGGTCAAGAAAATGTCTAATGAATGGGTAAAGGAATTACCCTTTGCAGTCACTGTTACAGATAAAATTGGTAATATCATAGAAATGAATGCTCAATCCGTCAAAACATTCGAGAAGTATGGCGGTAAGAGTTTGGTTGGAAAAAATGTAAAAGATGTTCATTCTGAACATGCGTACAAAAAAATTGCTGAGATTATCGAAACTAAAACTGCCAATAGCTATACAATTGAAAAAAATGGTGTAAAAAAGCTAGTTTATCAAACGCCTTGGTATCAGGATGGGGAATATGCAGGCTTGGTAGAACTCTCTATGGTAATTCCTGCTGAAATACCCCATTATGTAAGACAATAAAATGCTGACGAGGTGAAGGTAATGAAAAGTGATGTGGAAATTGCCCAGGAATCTAAAATGCAGCCAATTCTCCAAATTGCAGCAAGTCTTGGTTTAACGGAAGAGGATATTGAGCAGTATGGAAAATATAAGGCTAAAATATCGTTGTCGGTATGGGATAAAATAAAACAACGTCCCAATGGTAAATTAGTCTTGGTTAGTGCTATAAACCCGACGGCGGCTGGTGAGGGGAAAACGACAACGACAGTTGGATTGGGCGATGCTTTTCGCAGATTAGGAAAAAAAGCGATGATTGCCTTACGTGAACCATCATTGGGACCTTGTTTTGGTATGAAGGGCGGTGCCGCTGGTGGTGGTTATGCACAAATTGTTCCTATGGAGGATATTAACTTACACTTTACCGGCGATATACATGCCGTGACGTCAGCACATAACTTATTGTCAGCTATTATTGATAATCACATTCAACAAGGTAATGTACTGAGCATTGACCCGCGCCGCGTTACATGGAGAAGGGTAATTGATCTTAACGACCGGGCATTACGCCATATTATACTTGGGCTTGGTGGAAAGACTGACGGCGTACCACGGGAAAGCGGATTTGACATTACCGTTGCATCAGAGCTAATGGCTATTTTGTGTTTGGCGAAAGATTTAGATGATATGAAACAGCGAATCGGCAAGATCATTGTAGGCTATACCTATGACAATAAACCGGTTACGGCAGCTGATTTAAAAGTTACGGGTGCATTAACACTCTTATTCAAAGATGCAATTAAACCTAACTTGGTGCAGACACTGGAAAATACACCGGCTTTTGTACATGGAGGACCATTTGCCAATATCGCACATGGCTGCAATAGTGTAATGGCATCGAAATTTGCCTTAAAGTTATCAGAAATATTAATTACCGAGGCTGGTTTTGGTGCTGATCTAGGGGCAGAAAAGTTCATTGATATTAAATGTCGATTTGCAGGGTTTATGCCGGATGCAGTAGTGCTAGTTGCAACGATAAGGGCACTTAAGGCACATGGTGGCGTTAGCAAAACTGAGCTTACCAAAGAAAATCAGCAAGCACTAGAACTGGGGATGGAAAACCTTAAAAAACATATAGAAAACATGCAAAAATTTAATTTGCCTACAGTAGTTGCTATTAATGTTTTTCCCAATGATATAGAAGCAGAATTGGCATTTGTCAGGGAGCAGTGCAAAACGCTTGGTGTCACCGTAACTCTTTCAAAAGTATGGGCCGATGGTGGTGCAGGAGGTATGGAACTTGCAGAACAGCTTCTTGACATGTTTAAACAGCCAAAGGCTGTTAGATTTTTGTATGATGAAACGCTACCTGTTAAAGAGAAGATTCGTGTGATTGCCAAAGAAATTTATGGTGCTGAAGCTGTCAGTTATAGCAAGGCAGCTGAAAAAAGCATCCAGGAGTTAACTGGTATAGGCTTAGATAAAACGCCAGTTTGTATTGCTAAAACCCAATATTCTTTGTCTGATGATGCAACAAAAACTGGCCGTCCTGAAAAATTTACATTGATGGTCAGAGAAATACGTATAGCTGCTGGCGCAGGATTTTTAGTGGCTATTACCGGAGATATTATGACCATGCCTGGGCTTCCCAAGAAACCAGCAGCGGAAATAATGGATATTGATAATAACGGTAAAATTAGTGGATTATTTTAAAAACCACAAGGTTGTATGACGAACTGGAGGATACTATGTTTCAGAATCGATATGAAGCAGCAGATTTTACGATATGGCGAGGGCGGATTGACAGTAGGGAAAATTATGATGCCTTCCGGTGGCACCAATGGATAAAATCACTGGATTTAAGGCAGCCAATCGGTGAATTTACAGGTAAAATGGGATTTGCTTTGCTAGGTTTTTGCTGTGACGAAGGTATTATACGGAACAATGGACGCAAGGGCGCTTCCTCGGGACCCGAGGGAATTCGCGGCGAACTTTCCAATTTACCGTGCTCATTTTCTTCTGAGGTATCTTTGTTTGATGCAGGAAATATTACCTGCACAGATGGAGAATTAATGAAAAGCCAGGTGGCGCTGGAACAAGCTGTGTTTCGTCTCAGGCAGGCAGGACTGTTTCCTCTTGTTATTGGTGGCGGACATGAAACCGCCTTAGGACACTTTCGGGGTCAAGCAGATTTTCTACGGCAAAAAGATGGCAAATGTCAATTGGGTATCTTAAATTTTGATGCTCATTTTGACCTTCGCCCTTTTGCCGGCGGCGGAAATTCAGGGACGATGTTTAGGCAGATTGCTGATGATGCCAGCCAATGGGGGGAAATGTTCCACTATTTTTGTCTGGGAATCCAACGTAGCAGCAATACACTTGAATTATTTAAAACAGCTCAGCAATTAGGCGTTGATTATTTATTAGCAGGTGATATTTTCACCAACAATGATGAACATATTATAGAAAAACTCGATTATTTTATGCAGTTGGTGCCCCATCTTTATGTAACGGTTTGCGCAGATGTGTTTGCTTCTTCCTTTGCTCCCGGGGTCAGTGCGCCACAACCGCTAGGGTTGCATCCTGAGATAGTGCTAAAATATTTAAAGCATATACTTCGCACAAAAAAAGTAGTTGGGTTTGATATTGCTGAAGTGTCACCGCGGTTTGACCATGACCGAGCAACTGCAAGCTTAGCAAAAGTGATTATTTTCGCAGTAGTCGATACTCTCTGCCGACTGAAAGGATTAGCAAGATGAAAGCGAAGTTCTAAATTTTATTTAGACGATATGAGGTATTTTTAAAAAAATCAGTAAACGGTTTTTGACGTTATTTTGACAGTAGCTGCAATATAATCAGAATATAATAAATATTTAGAATGTATATAGATTTTTTGCATTGTTTTACTGAATATAGTTTTTGGGGAAGGGGATTTGATGATGAATATTGACAATACAGTAATCACTTGTGCCATGACTGTTAAGTTGGACGATGTTTTGCCGGAGCCACCTATATTTGAAAAAGGGGTGCGTAGGGCGCCAGATAGAGGTTTTCGTTTAACAATTGAACAAAGTAAAGTGGCATTAAAAAATGCTCTGCGGTATGTCCCAGAAGCATTACATAGTCAATTGGCAAGGGAGTTCATGGAAGAATTAAAAGCGTTTGGGCGTATTTATGCCTATCGATATATGCCTTCAGAAAGGATCTACGGAAAACCCTTAGATGAATACAAAGGAAATTGCATAGAAGGTAAAGCGTTTCAGGTCATGATTGATAATAACCTAGATCACAATGTAGCTCTTTATCCTTACGAAATGGTGACTTACGGAGAAACAGGCAGTGTATGTCAGAACTGGATGCAGTATCGGTTGATTAAAAAGTATTTGGAAGTTATGACTCAGGATCAAACGTTGGTTATAGAGTCAGGTCACCCCTTGGGATTGTTTCCGTCAAAACCTGAAGCGCCGAGGGTAATTATTACGAATGCACTAATGGTGGGGATGTTCGATAATCAGAATGATTGGGAAGTCGCTGAACAAATGGGAGTTGCTAATTATGGACAAATGACAGCCGGCGGTTGGATGTACATTGGCCCACAGGGCATTGTTCATGGAACATTTAACACTTTATTGACTGCAGGCAGGATTAAATTGGGCGTAGCACCTGACGATGACTTGCATGGAAAGTTATTTGTTTCCTCTGGATTAGGTGGTATGAGTGGTGCACAACCTAAGGCAACGGAAATTGCTGGTGCAGTAGGTATTATAGCTGAAGTAGACGCCTCTCGTATTCAAACGAGGCTGGAACAGGGATGGGTTAACCAATGCAGCGATGATCTTGATCAGGTATTTAAGATTGCGAAGGAATACCAATCTAAGGGCAAGGCGATATCCATAGCTTATCATGGCAATATAGTGGATTTACTAGAATATGCAGTAGCCAATCAAAAGCATATTGACTTATTGTCTGACCAAACTTCTTGCCATGCGGCTTATGACGGTGGCTATTGCCCACAAGGGCTGACTTTTGAAGAGAGAACTGCACTATTGAGGAATAATCGCAGCAAATTTCATGAATTGGTCAATAAAAGTTTACAACGCCATTTTGAATTGGTTAAAGAATTGGTAGAGCGAGGAGCGTATTTCTTTGATTATGGCAATGCATTTATGAAGGCCATTTATGATGCCGGGGTTAAAGAAATTGCTAAAAACGGGCATGACGAAAAAGATGGCTTTATTTTTCCTTCTTATGTGGAAGACATTATGGGGCCACAGTTGTTTGATTACGGCTATGGACCGTTCCGCTGGGTTTGCTTGAGCGGTAAGCAAGAGGACTTACATAAGACTGACCAGGCTGCAATGCAATGCATTAATCCTGAACGACGTGGACAGGACAGGGACAATTATATTTGGATTCGTGATGCTGAGAAGAATGGATTGGTTGTAGGAACTCAGGCGCGAATTTTATACCAGGATGCAGAAGGTCGTAAGAAGATTGCTTTGCGGTTTAATGAAATGGTGCGTACAGGTGAGATTGGTCCAGTTATGTTGGGACGTGACCATCACGATGTCAGCGGCACTGATTCACCTTTCCGTGAAACGGCGAACATTCGGGATGGCAGTAATGTAATGGCAGATATGGCAGTGCAATGTTTTGCCGGAAATGCTGCTAGAGGGATGAGTCTAGTAGCACTGCACAACGGTGGCGGTGTTGGAATTGGTAAGTGTATTAATGGTGGATTTGGCATGGTTTTGGATGGTAGTAAAAGAGTGGATGAAATTTTGCAATCGGCAATACTATGGGATGTTATTGGCGGCGTGGCCCGGCGGTCATGGGCAAGAAATGAACATTCCATTGAAACAATTATTGAATTTAATCGCGATTATAGAGAGAAAGCTCATGTAACCATTCCTTATATACCAACAGATGAACTGATAGATAAAGTTGTAGCGGCTTTTTTTTAATAGCAAGGGTTAAAGTGCAAAGGGGGAGATATTTTGCATAGGGAAAGTGGCAGCAGATCCTTACTAATCAAACATGCAGCTGAAATTGTTACCAATACTGGAACGGCAGCAAAAAAAGGTGCAGGGATGAATCAATTAGCGAAAATTGAAGACGGAGCAATTCTAGTAAAAGAAGGCATCATTGAATGGGTAGGATTAACCGCTGACTTGCCTTTCTATAATGAGGAAAATACGGAAATCATTGATGCTTCAGGTTGTAGTGTAATTCCTGGTTTTGTAGATTCCCACACACACTTTGTCTTCGGCGGTTATCGTCCGGAAGAATTTTTCTGGAGACTAGACGGGACGCCCTATTTAGATATCTTAGAACGTGGCGGTGGTATTTTAAATACGGTTAAAGCTACACAATCCATGGGGTATGATGCAATGTTACAAATTGCATCAAATCGGCTAGATGCTATGGTCGCCATGGGAGTTACTACTGTCGAAGGCAAGAGTGGTTATGGACTGGATTTAGATACGGAACTAAGGCAATTAAAGGTCATGGGAGAATTAAACAATCGTCATGCTGTCGAAGTTGTACCAACTTTTATGGGGGCACATGCTGTGCCGCCTGAGTATCGAGGGCGAGTAGATGATTATGTAGCATTTATCACACAAAAAGTTCTGCCGGCAGTAGTCGAGCAGGGAATTGCAGAATTTTGCGATGCGTTCTGTGAGAAGGGAGTATTTTCTGTAGAACAAACAAGAAAAATTCTACAAACTGCAAGTGGTCTGGGGCTTAAAACAAAAATCCATGCGGATGAGATTGTGTCCTTTGGTGGAGCTGAGCTTGCAGCGGAACTAGGAGCTATTTCTGCTGATCACTTGCTACAGGCATCAGACAAGGGGATTGCTGAGATGGCTGCACGCGGTGTAGTAGCGACGGTATTGCCAATGACAGCGTTTTGTCTGAGAGAAGAGTACGCTAGAGCCAGAGCGATGATTGATAGCGGCGGAGCAATTGCACTCGCAACTGATTATAATCCAGGCAGCTGCTTTAGCCATTCAATCCCCATGTTGATCGCATTAGCGGCTATTCAGCTAAAACTTTCTCCAGCAGAAATTCTGACGGCGTTAACGTTGAACGGGGCCGCTGCTGTCGGGAGGGCAGATCACATTGGGACTTTAGAACGTGGAAAACAGGGGGATATTCTTATCCTTAAATACCCATCTCATTTGTTCCTAAGTTATCATGTTGGAATGGATATCATCGATAAGGTCATCAAAAAAGGGCAAGTGATTGTAGATAAACGTATGGCAAATTTGGAGGTAATTGATAGTGAGTAAATTAGTTGAATGTGTACCTAACTTTAGTGAAGGACGTCGTCCTGAGGTCATTGAAGCCATTGTAAATGAAGTTAAAAGAGTAGAAGGAATTGAGCTTTTAGATGTACAATCGGATGCGAGTCATAATCGATCGGTAGTAACTTTTGTTGGTGAACCGGCAGCCGTTAAACAGGCAGCTTTTGCCTCCTGTGCG encodes:
- a CDS encoding CYTH and CHAD domain-containing protein, with protein sequence MSKHTETELKLRCTDESVWERIMTAEALTSLAVPGTAKTEQLEARYFDTANHSLQNAKLAYRVRREGEVWVATVKSSGSSKGGLHARQEWNIAVDSEEPDITVFFNTEVGSRLQEVIGDQILEPILITRFERQILEVNMHDGATIEVAADKGEIIAGEKTAPILEVELELKSGQPRDLFLLGAALAREYPLLPEPDSKYYRGLLLAGLSTEIPRRNELPKVDKSRPVGEILRVVLVDLIAQVLLAQRSFLENKEQPGLVHELRICLRRLRSVLEFSEPLAVIKEYSRYQDELRKFGRKVEALRELDVAYCSWQQFLGYQMVSMEGKVWLGEVLTEKRSQEAEKIYAEYNSGLTTSTLLGLWAELLDEDCQQIIPHDCTVDDYVITGLLSWLRIVGKQEKSVEWTDAENVHKIRLWVKKIRYTMEVLQPDLKGTPRLLLKLEKLQDTLGIISDAKSTEGLLRELLRGKSSKGLPLEAGMLIGWQCHETLTLRKKLDKYWLKFNRTVQKWK
- a CDS encoding AAA family ATPase: MTKLRAELFGKPAIYWNDQKMVFPFAKMEALLYYLLVIGEATRDSLAALFWGDMRDSAAKRNLRNTVYLLKKMFSVDLLITSSRAKIVLNPEVVVTTELELLTVNNIAKFLEKDTGEFLEGFYCKDAIHFDEWVTEIRERFRKDSISCLTKLIVKKMNSKDYTSMKRYLKYLIRLDAYNEGAYRLLMKIYEKEDSHKVVEIYQQLERKMAQDLGLLPSARTQEIYKRIKDRKSRVTQEEVFKSQKFYGREKELGQLRLLLDRSFQKEQNKRMLLLQGDQGVGKSAIVEQLLSPISTVNCNVFRTQCYQAEFEYTYKAWNNIFLQVIAVLMQAEIELPPLWKQVIAYAFPTAKIGEKLLQTKITVDTYKFSTTMIEEIMCEVLVKASSLKKTIILIEDIHWMDKQGWLLLWQLLRLHTNIVCIATCHREYLPQIDKSIEEFERNGMLEKMNIGRFSAQDVMSLSKIRLPSIGKEMQARLYEYTGGNALFLIECLNLIAAGKDISHCSIKLNSVLKERTANVSENGRKVLEIASVFFDNANYEVLLAVSAINEFDLVEAIEELQQKQLLMEEFDSDKGDSSYKFYNLKIRDYVYREMSTIRQRILHKRSALYLEQQLQCGMQSKDVYEHILYHYTNADEKLKILDYTIKMVERYYCPQYEMFPELNHYYPTGIDFQESRSQITTYFSKIRELLDVLLSKTIADERLDTYRVAYWEMAGRYHIWRGEHLAGLKLMHQMLRLASKKNLREYQIKGCQQIIYCGIQTRKAYLIENFAIKLLHLTEQDELSEKKATALRFLGVASALKGQYQQAEKYYRESLTLLKKLAVHNSFYVFTIAAANNYIGDLRRESFDYKAALYHYEQAARIAGRKNVSEGVALFYINAGCTAFQLNDYGKASAYLMDALAVADGFGDEKGYWCLRGYSTLYCVLALIAVRLHRPHEAKQYLEQAKDFLEKYNDQYQSGVIFRTQAEIRLLMEQEKGIAEVFKDSLTLPVAEYYMKARKAFERTGRMAEITSLEEIIAQYTVQSDYKQQAAEFI
- a CDS encoding peptide chain release factor 3 translates to MEDLQLTINKRRTFAIISHPDAGKTTLTEKLLLYGGAIRLAGSVKSRKAAKHAVSDWMEIEKQRGISVTSSVLQFDYDGYRVNILDTPGHQDFSEDTYRTLMAADSAVMLIDVAKGVEDQTKKLFHVCRQRRIPVFTFVNKLDRYGKSPFELMEEIEQVLGIRAYPMNWPVGIDGSYVGVYNRQEAQVELFAKDGAHGQSVLPSTMGSVSDPAFRELLGETVHAALIEDIELLDMAGDAFDYEQVAAGELTPMFFGSAMTNFGVRPFLEAFLKLAPAPVPRTSSVGEVNPASEDFSAFVFKIQANMNPAHRDRLAFIRICSGKFTRGMSVYHAQSGKNIKLSQPQQFLAQERTIIDEAYPGDIIGLFDPGIFGIGDTLCPENTKFTFQDFPVFPPEQFAKVQPKDTMKRKQFVKGMTQLTQEGAVQVFRQSDFASEAFIIGVVGSLQFEVLEYRLKNEYGVELIMDRLSFSVARWLVGDEAAIKSMKSIDSGMMIRDIKDRPVLLLSNEWAIRWVSERNPGVEFLEIPQDSASF
- a CDS encoding formate--tetrahydrofolate ligase, whose protein sequence is MKSDVEIAQESKMQPILQIAASLGLTEEDIEQYGKYKAKISLSVWDKIKQRPNGKLVLVSAINPTAAGEGKTTTTVGLGDAFRRLGKKAMIALREPSLGPCFGMKGGAAGGGYAQIVPMEDINLHFTGDIHAVTSAHNLLSAIIDNHIQQGNVLSIDPRRVTWRRVIDLNDRALRHIILGLGGKTDGVPRESGFDITVASELMAILCLAKDLDDMKQRIGKIIVGYTYDNKPVTAADLKVTGALTLLFKDAIKPNLVQTLENTPAFVHGGPFANIAHGCNSVMASKFALKLSEILITEAGFGADLGAEKFIDIKCRFAGFMPDAVVLVATIRALKAHGGVSKTELTKENQQALELGMENLKKHIENMQKFNLPTVVAINVFPNDIEAELAFVREQCKTLGVTVTLSKVWADGGAGGMELAEQLLDMFKQPKAVRFLYDETLPVKEKIRVIAKEIYGAEAVSYSKAAEKSIQELTGIGLDKTPVCIAKTQYSLSDDATKTGRPEKFTLMVREIRIAAGAGFLVAITGDIMTMPGLPKKPAAEIMDIDNNGKISGLF
- a CDS encoding diguanylate cyclase is translated as MSNEWVKELPFAVTVTDKIGNIIEMNAQSVKTFEKYGGKSLVGKNVKDVHSEHAYKKIAEIIETKTANSYTIEKNGVKKLVYQTPWYQDGEYAGLVELSMVIPAEIPHYVRQ